In Rhodamnia argentea isolate NSW1041297 chromosome 4, ASM2092103v1, whole genome shotgun sequence, the following proteins share a genomic window:
- the LOC115736074 gene encoding uncharacterized protein LOC115736074: MMTMIGTTTGVGHHATVKSMLRSGCHHKGWASKMMCLWDDWSIQLFVLLGFIFQIVLAVLGSRRKISSADSTRFFIWASYLLASYFATLALGKLTVVSFNKSEEEYDTELKALLAPLILLQLGYPDSITAYSVEDNRLSTRRVLNLILTFSFVVWILRRSWKTSIQMTLYFPMLVAGIIKYGETIWALSSVYDENTNLKQEDFDQEKEMYSEATHFRREIPNLEIFLKAYYRFDCLKPHLADWLKQPFFLKRRSMLIDQSSPEDVFLITDMELGFMYDVLYTKAPVLYTGCGIALRVLGYFSLLLTLGGFVGLFFEKHWRDPYIIYTFGLLVGVALLETYQLLKLFCSDWVIVRYNKLFKNAMLLKFLKFLVKRSLKKERWSNTIPQFNFLDFCQADRGPWLFRILRFFGMGDKFRKRWAPNSVGFPEYLKGFLLEDIKMFETKRYGLPFRKRGEWSLDIHEPVDNLKGSIEMAFDRSIIVWHIATHVCYYSCNKNSKRKEASKLISNYMMFLLVRHPSMLSLTTADLTFSHAYTKFMKFLNRIPQHQHRKEKVLEVLSGPERVQESDSEGSLETVITRGWNLLEEAQELVRELESRTDTWELVSRVWAEMLCFAAYNCQRYHHLKLLRRGGGIITHVWLLLTHKTDKFKTIKSRNIEIE; this comes from the coding sequence ATGATGACGATGATCGGAACAACCACAGGCGTTGGGCACCATGCCACTGTAAAGTCGATGTTGCGTTCGGGATGCCATCACAAAGGATGGGCGTCGAAGATGATGTGTCTCTGGGACGACTGGAGCATCCAACTTTTTGTGCTGCTCGGCTTTATTTTCCAGATCGTTCTGGCTGTATTAGGAAGCCGCAGAAAAATCTCAAGTGCCGACTCAACCAGATTCTTCATTTGGGCATCTTATTTGCTCGCCTCTTATTTTGCGACGCTTGCGCTTGGCAAGCTCACGGTGGTAAGCTTCAACAAGTCTGAGGAAGAGTATGATACCGAACTAAAAGCATTGCTGGCACCTTTAATTCTACTGCAGCTGGGGTATCCGGACAGCATCACTGCATACTCCGTGGAAGACAACCGGCTCAGCACGAGGCGTGTATTGAACCTTATCCTCACATTTTCGTTTGTGGTCTGGATCCTGCGGCGAAGTTGGAAGACCTCCATCCAGATGACACTGTATTTTCCGATGCTTGTTGCCGGGATAATCAAGTATGGAGAAACGATTTGGGCGCTCTCTTCTGTGTACGACGAGAACACGAACTTGAAGCAAGAggattttgatcaagaaaaggaGATGTACTCTGAAGCGACCCACTTCCGTAGGGAAATTCCCAATCTGGAGATTTTCTTGAAGGCTTACTATCGGTTCGATTGCTTAAAGCCTCACCTTGCCGACTGGCTGAAGCAACCCTTCTTCCTGAAGCGTCGTAGCATGTTGATCGACCAATCCAGTCCTGAAGATGTATTCTTGATAACCGATATGGAACTCGGGTTCATGTATGATGTCCTTTACACTAAAGCACCAGTTCTATATACCGGGTGCGGGATTGCGCTCCGGGTCCTCGGCTATTTCAGTTTACTGTTGACATTAGGCGGATTCGTGGGGCTTTTCTTTGAGAAACACTGGAGAGATCCGTACATTATCTACACATTCGGGTTGCTGGTTGGAGTCGCGCTTCTGGAAACTTATCAGTTGTTGAAGCTATTCTGTTCAGATTGGGTGATAGTAAGGTATAATAAGCTCTTTAAGAATGCAATGCTCTTGAAGTTTCTGAAGTTTCTTGTCAAGCGATCTTTGAAGAAGGAAAGGTGGTCTAACACAATTCCGCAATTTAATTTTCTGGATTTCTGCCAAGCTGATAGGGGGCCCTGGCTCTTCAGAATCCTTAGATTCTTCGGCATGGGCGATAAGTTCAGGAAACGTTGGGCACCGAATTCTGTGGGATTTCCTGAGTACTTGAAAGGATTCTTGCTTGAAGACATAAAAATGTTTGAAACAAAGAGATACGGTCTACCCTTCAGGAAAAGAGGCGAATGGTCGCTCGACATTCACGAGCCTGTGGATAATCTCAAAGGGAGTATCGAGATGGCATTTGATAGAAGTATCATCGTATGGCACATTGCAACCCATGTCTGCTACTACTCCTGCAACAAAAACTCAAAACGTAAGGAGGCAAGCAAACTGATATCAAATTACATGATGTTTCTTCTGGTACGACATCCTAGCATGCTCTCTTTGACCACGGCAGATCTCACTTTCAGTCACGCCTACACAAAGTTCATGAAGTTCCTGAACAGAATCCCCCAACATCAGCACCGGAAAGAGAAAGTCCTGGAAGTTCTATCGGGGCCCGAGCGCGTGCAAGAAAGTGACTCCGAGGGGAGCCTTGAAACAGTAATCACCAGAGGGTGGAATCTCCTCGAGGAAGCGCAGGAACTCGTGAGGGAGCTGGAAAGTAGGACAGATACTTGGGAGCTCGTCAGCAGGGTTTGGGCCGAGATGCTATGCTTTGCGGCGTACAACTGCCAGCGATACCACCACCTGAAGCTGCTGAGGCGGGGCGGAGGAATCATCACTCATGTGTGGCTCCTCCTTACTCACAAGACGGACAAGTTCAAAACCATTAAGTCTCGGAACATCGAAATCGAATAG
- the LOC115736073 gene encoding uncharacterized protein LOC115736073, whose amino-acid sequence MIGTTTGVGHHATVKSMLRSGCHHIGWASKMMCLWDDWSIQLFVLLGFIFQIVLAVLGSRRKISSADSTRFFTWASYLLASYFATLALGKLTVVSFNKSEEEYDTELKALLAPLILLQLGNPDSITAYSVEDNRLSTRRVLNLVLTFSFVVWILRRSWKTSIQMTLYFPMLVAGIIKYGETIWALSSVYDENTNLKQEDFDEETEMYSELTDFRSEIPNLEIFLKAYFRFDCLKPHLADWMKQPFFLKHRNKLIEQSSPKEIFLITDLELGFMYDVLYTKAPVLYTGCGIALRVIGYLSLLLTLGGFVGLFFEKHLRDPYVIYTFGLLIGVVLLETYQLLKLFCSDWVIVRSNKLLKNAMLLKFLKLLVKCSLKKERWSNTIPQFNFLDFCQADRRPWLFRILRFFGMAEKFRKRWAPNSMRFPEYLKGFLLEDIKKFETKRDGRPFRKRGEWSLGIHGSVDNLKWSIEMAFDRSIIVWHIATHVCYYSCHEKTDRKEASKLISDYMMFLLVRHPSMLSSTTADLTFSHAYTKFMKFLNRIPESQRGVGKVLEVLTGPEPVRERDSERSLKTPITGGWNVLEEARKLARELESRTDTWELICSVWAEMLCFAAYNCQRYNHLKLLRQGGEIITHVWLLLSHKTDKFKTINSSNIVSE is encoded by the coding sequence ATGATCGGAACAACCACAGGCGTTGGGCACCATGCCACTGTAAAGTCAATGTTGCGTTCGGGATGCCATCACATAGGATGGGCGTCGAAGATGATGTGTCTCTGGGACGACTGGAGCATCCAACTTTTTGTGCTGCTCGGCTTTATTTTCCAGATCGTTCTGGCTGTATTAGGAAGCCGCAGAAAAATCTCAAGTGCCGACTCAACCAGATTCTTCACTTGGGCATCTTATTTGCTCGCCTCTTATTTTGCAACGCTTGCGCTCGGCAAGCTCACGGTGGTAAGCTTCAACAAGTCTGAGGAAGAATACGATACCGAACTAAAAGCATTGCTGGCGCCTTTAATTCTACTGCAGCTGGGGAATCCAGACAGCATCACCGCATACTCCGTAGAAGACAACCGGCTCAGCACGAGGCGTGTATTGAACCTTGTCCTCACATTTTCGTTCGTGGTCTGGATCCTGCGGCGAAGTTGGAAGACCTCCATCCAGATGACACTGTACTTTCCGATGCTTGTTGCCGGGATAATCAAGTACGGAGAAACGATTTGGGCGCTCTCTTCTGTCTACGACGAGAACACGAACTTGAAGCAAGaggattttgatgaagaaacggAGATGTACTCTGAATTGACCGACTTCCGTAGCGAAATTCCCAATCTGGAGATTTTCTTGAAGGCTTACTTTCGGTTTGATTGCCTAAAGCCTCACCTTGCTGACTGGATGAAGCAACCCTTCTTCCTGAAGCATCGTAATAAGTTGATCGAACAATCCAGTCCTAAAGAAATATTCTTGATAACCGATCTGGAACTCGGGTTCATGTATGATGTCCTCTACACTAAAGCACCAGTTCTATATACCGGGTGTGGGATCGCGCTCCGGGTCATCGGCTATCTCAGTTTGCTGTTGACATTAGGCGGATTCGTGGGGCTTTTCTTTGAGAAACACTTGAGAGATCCGTACGTTATCTACACGTTCGGGCTGCTGATTGGAGTCGTGCTTCTGGAAACTTATCAGTTGTTGAAGCTATTCTGTTCGGATTGGGTGATTGTAAGGTCTAATAAGCTCTTAAAGAATGCAATGCTCTTGAAGTTTCTGAAGCTTCTTGTCAAGTGTTCGCTAAAGAAGGAAAGGTGGTCTAACACAATTCCGCAATTTAATTTTCTGGATTTCTGCCAAGCTGATAGGAGGCCCTGGCTCTTCAGAATCCTCAGATTCTTCGGCATGGCCGAGAAGTTCAGGAAACGTTGGGCACCGAATTCCATGCGATTTCCCGAGTACTTGAAAGGATTCTTGCTTGAAGacataaaaaagtttgaaacaaagagagacGGTCGACCCTTCAGGAAAAGAGGCGAATGGTCGCTCGGCATTCACGGGTCTGTGGATAACCTCAAATGGAGTATCGAGATGGCATTTGATAGAAGTATCATCGTATGGCACATTGCAACCCATGTCTGCTACTACTCGTGCCATGAAAAAACAGACCGTAAGGAGGCAAGCAAACTGATATCAGATTACATGATGTTCCTTCTGGTACGACATCCTAGCATGCTTTCTTCGACCACGGCGGATCTCACTTTCAGTCACGCCTACACAAAGTTCATGAAGTTCCTGAACAGAATCCCCGAGTCTCAGCGTGGCGTAGGAAAAGTCCTGGAAGTTCTAACGGGGCCCGAGCCCGTGCGAGAAAGAGACTCAGAGAGGAGCCTCAAAACTCCAATCACTGGGGGGTGGAATGTCCTCGAGGAAGCGCGGAAACTCGCGAGAGAGCTGGAAAGTAGAACAGATACATGGGAGCTCATCTGCAGCGTTTGGGCCGAGATGCTATGTTTCGCGGCGTACAACTGCCAGCGATACAACCACCTGAAGCTGCTGAGGCAGGGCGGAGAAATCATCACTCACGTGTGGCTCCTCCTTTCTCACAAGACGGACAAGTTCAAAACCATCAACTCTTCCAACATCGTGAGCGAATAG